The following proteins are encoded in a genomic region of Zea mays cultivar B73 chromosome 9, Zm-B73-REFERENCE-NAM-5.0, whole genome shotgun sequence:
- the LOC100277631 gene encoding uncharacterized protein isoform X1, which translates to METSRRPKPIHPQGGIHDPVRSSPRALLQTLAMSTAAAAKTPIKALGSAAAGAMTPTKSQAPAAAKTPCTSRARSSHASENSNPNIPGTPPPPQSTPSKPSLKSPAGAGARSATAKKKPSTPAPAAPPLERERERRFLVAKKGARRRRNVGTMGGGGGGRGGEIDFDKCREAAREALRASQGEFFRKEVAASTATGEDQLGQEEEGKPLADEDVKGGAFEERQEEETDAELEGSSKVRAMRTKAMAKAMSSVPNPGSGRVKHMVQAFESLLNISGATSDAERAGEGSWALPGLQLWKEDDKGDLGFPPVSVFSSADFQNAGSNRLCSSLDGNTVRSSWDSRTSTGECSRRNSSESLRSRTSAGGRRSRRNQSSESLRSSWNKKLKVTSQHPFKLRTEQRGKFKEQQFVQKVQEMLAEEEKKRIHIAQGLPWTTDEPECLIKPAVKERTEPIDLVLHSDVRALERAEFDQHVLDRNKFAEQQRLEWERQQELDEEERIRQLRRTELIPKAQPMPYFDRPFIPKRSTKPPTVPMEPKFYLRPEKLSCYYRQQCMELGKLNPQHQCQHPLWQSRNAEHRHT; encoded by the exons ATGGAAACATCTCGTCGACCCAAACCCATCCACCCACAAGGCGGAATACACGATCCAGTCCGATCCTCGCCCCGCGCGCTGCTCCAAACCCTGGCGATGTCGACGGCGGCGGCCGCGAAGACTCCGATCAAGGCCCTGGGCTCCGCGGCCGCGGGTGCCATGACTCCGACCAAATCTCAGGCCCCCGCGGCGGCCAAGACGCCCTGTACCTCTCGCGCGCGGTCCTCCCACGCATCCGAGAATTCCAACCCCAACATCCCGGGCACGCCGCCTCCCCCGCAGTCGACGCCGTCCAAGCCCAGCCTCAAGTCCCCGGCGGGCGCGGGAGCCAGGTCCGCCACCGCGAAGAAAAAGCCCTCCACGCCCGCGCCCGCCGCGCCACCGCTggagcgggagcgggagcggCGATTCCTCGTGGCGAAGAAGGGCGCGCGGCGGAGGCGCAACGTCGGGACCatgggaggcggcgggggcggccgCGGGGGAGAGATCGACTTCGACAAGTGCCGCGAGGCCGCTCGCGAGGCGCTGCGCGCGTCGCAGGGGGAGTTCTTCCGCAAGGAGGTCGCCGCATCCACAGCCACCGGAGAGGATCAATTGGGACAGGAGGAGGAGGGGAAGCCGCTGGCTGACGAGGATGTGAAAGGTGGAGCATTCGAGGAGCGGCAGGAGGAGGAGACCGACGCGGAGCTGGAGGGGAGCAGCAAGGTTAGGGCGATGAGGACGAAGGCGATGGCTAAGGCGATGAGCAGCGTTCCGAATCCTGGCTCTGGCCGCGTCAAGCATATGGTGCAGGCCTTCGAGAGCCTGCTCAACATCTCCGGCGCCACCTCCGATGCTGAAAGGGCCGGTGAGGGCTCATGGGCGCTGCCCGGGTTGCAGCTATGGAAGGAGGATGATAAGGGTGATCTGGGGTTCCCACCAGTGTCGGTGTTCTCTTCTGCTGATTTCCAGAATGCAGGGTCTAATCGACTCTGCTCGTCACTAGATGGAAACACCGTCAG GTCGAGCTGGGACAGCAGAACATCGACTGGCGAGTGCAGCAGGAGAAAT TCATCTGAGTCACTAAGGAGCAGAACATCGGCTGGCGGGCGCAGAAGCAGGAGAAAC CAGTCATCTGAGTCACTAAGGAGCAGCTGGAACAAAAAGCTCAAGGTCACCAGCCAGCATCCATTCAAGTTGAGGACAGAG CAAAGGGGAAAGTTTAAGGAACAGCAGTTCGTCCAAAAGGTGCAAGAGATGCTTGCAGAGGAAGAGAAGAAGCGTATTCATATTGCGCAAGGATTGCCATGGACTACCGATGAACCCGAG TGTTTGATAAAGCCTGCAGTCAAAGAAAGAACTGAGCCGATAGACCTTGTTTTGCATAGCGATGTGCGTGCTCTTGAACGTGCAGAATTTGATCAGCAC GTTTTGGATAGGAACAAGTTTGCTGAGCAACAAAGATTAGAATGGGAAAGGCAACAGGAATTAGACGAAGAAGAAAGGATAAGGCAACTGAGGAGAACCGAGCTGATTCCTAAAGCTCAGCCCATGCCATACTTTGACCGCCCATTCATCCCCAAAAG GTCCACAAAACCTCCTACAGTTCCCATGGAACCGAAATTCTACCTCAGGCCAGAAAAGTTATCCTG TTACTATCGACAGCAATGTATGGAACTTGGAAAGCTGAATCCACAACATCAGTGCCAACATCCGCTGTGGCAATCGAGAAATGCAGAGCATCGACACACATGA
- the LOC100277631 gene encoding uncharacterized protein LOC100277631 — METSRRPKPIHPQGGIHDPVRSSPRALLQTLAMSTAAAAKTPIKALGSAAAGAMTPTKSQAPAAAKTPCTSRARSSHASENSNPNIPGTPPPPQSTPSKPSLKSPAGAGARSATAKKKPSTPAPAAPPLERERERRFLVAKKGARRRRNVGTMGGGGGGRGGEIDFDKCREAAREALRASQGEFFRKEVAASTATGEDQLGQEEEGKPLADEDVKGGAFEERQEEETDAELEGSSKVRAMRTKAMAKAMSSVPNPGSGRVKHMVQAFESLLNISGATSDAERAGEGSWALPGLQLWKEDDKGDLGFPPVSVFSSADFQNAGSNRLCSSLDGNTVRSSWDSRTSTGECSRRNSSESLRSRTSAGGRRSRRNSSESLRSSWNKKLKVTSQHPFKLRTEQRGKFKEQQFVQKVQEMLAEEEKKRIHIAQGLPWTTDEPECLIKPAVKERTEPIDLVLHSDVRALERAEFDQHVLDRNKFAEQQRLEWERQQELDEEERIRQLRRTELIPKAQPMPYFDRPFIPKRSTKPPTVPMEPKFYLRPEKLSCYYRQQCMELGKLNPQHQCQHPLWQSRNAEHRHT; from the exons ATGGAAACATCTCGTCGACCCAAACCCATCCACCCACAAGGCGGAATACACGATCCAGTCCGATCCTCGCCCCGCGCGCTGCTCCAAACCCTGGCGATGTCGACGGCGGCGGCCGCGAAGACTCCGATCAAGGCCCTGGGCTCCGCGGCCGCGGGTGCCATGACTCCGACCAAATCTCAGGCCCCCGCGGCGGCCAAGACGCCCTGTACCTCTCGCGCGCGGTCCTCCCACGCATCCGAGAATTCCAACCCCAACATCCCGGGCACGCCGCCTCCCCCGCAGTCGACGCCGTCCAAGCCCAGCCTCAAGTCCCCGGCGGGCGCGGGAGCCAGGTCCGCCACCGCGAAGAAAAAGCCCTCCACGCCCGCGCCCGCCGCGCCACCGCTggagcgggagcgggagcggCGATTCCTCGTGGCGAAGAAGGGCGCGCGGCGGAGGCGCAACGTCGGGACCatgggaggcggcgggggcggccgCGGGGGAGAGATCGACTTCGACAAGTGCCGCGAGGCCGCTCGCGAGGCGCTGCGCGCGTCGCAGGGGGAGTTCTTCCGCAAGGAGGTCGCCGCATCCACAGCCACCGGAGAGGATCAATTGGGACAGGAGGAGGAGGGGAAGCCGCTGGCTGACGAGGATGTGAAAGGTGGAGCATTCGAGGAGCGGCAGGAGGAGGAGACCGACGCGGAGCTGGAGGGGAGCAGCAAGGTTAGGGCGATGAGGACGAAGGCGATGGCTAAGGCGATGAGCAGCGTTCCGAATCCTGGCTCTGGCCGCGTCAAGCATATGGTGCAGGCCTTCGAGAGCCTGCTCAACATCTCCGGCGCCACCTCCGATGCTGAAAGGGCCGGTGAGGGCTCATGGGCGCTGCCCGGGTTGCAGCTATGGAAGGAGGATGATAAGGGTGATCTGGGGTTCCCACCAGTGTCGGTGTTCTCTTCTGCTGATTTCCAGAATGCAGGGTCTAATCGACTCTGCTCGTCACTAGATGGAAACACCGTCAG GTCGAGCTGGGACAGCAGAACATCGACTGGCGAGTGCAGCAGGAGAAAT TCATCTGAGTCACTAAGGAGCAGAACATCGGCTGGCGGGCGCAGAAGCAGGAGAAAC TCATCTGAGTCACTAAGGAGCAGCTGGAACAAAAAGCTCAAGGTCACCAGCCAGCATCCATTCAAGTTGAGGACAGAG CAAAGGGGAAAGTTTAAGGAACAGCAGTTCGTCCAAAAGGTGCAAGAGATGCTTGCAGAGGAAGAGAAGAAGCGTATTCATATTGCGCAAGGATTGCCATGGACTACCGATGAACCCGAG TGTTTGATAAAGCCTGCAGTCAAAGAAAGAACTGAGCCGATAGACCTTGTTTTGCATAGCGATGTGCGTGCTCTTGAACGTGCAGAATTTGATCAGCAC GTTTTGGATAGGAACAAGTTTGCTGAGCAACAAAGATTAGAATGGGAAAGGCAACAGGAATTAGACGAAGAAGAAAGGATAAGGCAACTGAGGAGAACCGAGCTGATTCCTAAAGCTCAGCCCATGCCATACTTTGACCGCCCATTCATCCCCAAAAG GTCCACAAAACCTCCTACAGTTCCCATGGAACCGAAATTCTACCTCAGGCCAGAAAAGTTATCCTG TTACTATCGACAGCAATGTATGGAACTTGGAAAGCTGAATCCACAACATCAGTGCCAACATCCGCTGTGGCAATCGAGAAATGCAGAGCATCGACACACATGA
- the LOC100277631 gene encoding uncharacterized protein isoform X2, translating to METSRRPKPIHPQGGIHDPVRSSPRALLQTLAMSTAAAAKTPIKALGSAAAGAMTPTKSQAPAAAKTPCTSRARSSHASENSNPNIPGTPPPPQSTPSKPSLKSPAGAGARSATAKKKPSTPAPAAPPLERERERRFLVAKKGARRRRNVGTMGGGGGGRGGEIDFDKCREAAREALRASQGEFFRKEVAASTATGEDQLGQEEEGKPLADEDVKGGAFEERQEEETDAELEGSSKVRAMRTKAMAKAMSSVPNPGSGRVKHMVQAFESLLNISGATSDAERAGEGSWALPGLQLWKEDDKGDLGFPPVSVFSSADFQNAGSNRLCSSLDGNTVRSSWDSRTSTGECSRRNSSESLRSRTSAGGRRSRRNQSSESLRSSWNKKLKVTSQHPFKLRTEQRGKFKEQQFVQKVQEMLAEEEKKRIHIAQGLPWTTDEPECLIKPAVKERTEPIDLVLHSDVRALERAEFDQHVLDRNKFAEQQRLEWERQQELDEEERIRQLRRTELIPKAQPMPYFDRPFIPKRSTKPPTVPMEPKFYLRPEKLSCNVWNLES from the exons ATGGAAACATCTCGTCGACCCAAACCCATCCACCCACAAGGCGGAATACACGATCCAGTCCGATCCTCGCCCCGCGCGCTGCTCCAAACCCTGGCGATGTCGACGGCGGCGGCCGCGAAGACTCCGATCAAGGCCCTGGGCTCCGCGGCCGCGGGTGCCATGACTCCGACCAAATCTCAGGCCCCCGCGGCGGCCAAGACGCCCTGTACCTCTCGCGCGCGGTCCTCCCACGCATCCGAGAATTCCAACCCCAACATCCCGGGCACGCCGCCTCCCCCGCAGTCGACGCCGTCCAAGCCCAGCCTCAAGTCCCCGGCGGGCGCGGGAGCCAGGTCCGCCACCGCGAAGAAAAAGCCCTCCACGCCCGCGCCCGCCGCGCCACCGCTggagcgggagcgggagcggCGATTCCTCGTGGCGAAGAAGGGCGCGCGGCGGAGGCGCAACGTCGGGACCatgggaggcggcgggggcggccgCGGGGGAGAGATCGACTTCGACAAGTGCCGCGAGGCCGCTCGCGAGGCGCTGCGCGCGTCGCAGGGGGAGTTCTTCCGCAAGGAGGTCGCCGCATCCACAGCCACCGGAGAGGATCAATTGGGACAGGAGGAGGAGGGGAAGCCGCTGGCTGACGAGGATGTGAAAGGTGGAGCATTCGAGGAGCGGCAGGAGGAGGAGACCGACGCGGAGCTGGAGGGGAGCAGCAAGGTTAGGGCGATGAGGACGAAGGCGATGGCTAAGGCGATGAGCAGCGTTCCGAATCCTGGCTCTGGCCGCGTCAAGCATATGGTGCAGGCCTTCGAGAGCCTGCTCAACATCTCCGGCGCCACCTCCGATGCTGAAAGGGCCGGTGAGGGCTCATGGGCGCTGCCCGGGTTGCAGCTATGGAAGGAGGATGATAAGGGTGATCTGGGGTTCCCACCAGTGTCGGTGTTCTCTTCTGCTGATTTCCAGAATGCAGGGTCTAATCGACTCTGCTCGTCACTAGATGGAAACACCGTCAG GTCGAGCTGGGACAGCAGAACATCGACTGGCGAGTGCAGCAGGAGAAAT TCATCTGAGTCACTAAGGAGCAGAACATCGGCTGGCGGGCGCAGAAGCAGGAGAAAC CAGTCATCTGAGTCACTAAGGAGCAGCTGGAACAAAAAGCTCAAGGTCACCAGCCAGCATCCATTCAAGTTGAGGACAGAG CAAAGGGGAAAGTTTAAGGAACAGCAGTTCGTCCAAAAGGTGCAAGAGATGCTTGCAGAGGAAGAGAAGAAGCGTATTCATATTGCGCAAGGATTGCCATGGACTACCGATGAACCCGAG TGTTTGATAAAGCCTGCAGTCAAAGAAAGAACTGAGCCGATAGACCTTGTTTTGCATAGCGATGTGCGTGCTCTTGAACGTGCAGAATTTGATCAGCAC GTTTTGGATAGGAACAAGTTTGCTGAGCAACAAAGATTAGAATGGGAAAGGCAACAGGAATTAGACGAAGAAGAAAGGATAAGGCAACTGAGGAGAACCGAGCTGATTCCTAAAGCTCAGCCCATGCCATACTTTGACCGCCCATTCATCCCCAAAAG GTCCACAAAACCTCCTACAGTTCCCATGGAACCGAAATTCTACCTCAGGCCAGAAAAGTTATCCTG CAATGTATGGAACTTGGAAAGCTGA
- the LOC100277631 gene encoding uncharacterized protein isoform X3, giving the protein METSRRPKPIHPQGGIHDPVRSSPRALLQTLAMSTAAAAKTPIKALGSAAAGAMTPTKSQAPAAAKTPCTSRARSSHASENSNPNIPGTPPPPQSTPSKPSLKSPAGAGARSATAKKKPSTPAPAAPPLERERERRFLVAKKGARRRRNVGTMGGGGGGRGGEIDFDKCREAAREALRASQGEFFRKEVAASTATGEDQLGQEEEGKPLADEDVKGGAFEERQEEETDAELEGSSKVRAMRTKAMAKAMSSVPNPGSGRVKHMVQAFESLLNISGATSDAERAGEGSWALPGLQLWKEDDKGDLGFPPVSVFSSADFQNAGSNRLCSSLDGNTVRSSWDSRTSTGECSRRNSSESLRSRTSAGGRRSRRNSSESLRSSWNKKLKVTSQHPFKLRTEQRGKFKEQQFVQKVQEMLAEEEKKRIHIAQGLPWTTDEPECLIKPAVKERTEPIDLVLHSDVRALERAEFDQHVLDRNKFAEQQRLEWERQQELDEEERIRQLRRTELIPKAQPMPYFDRPFIPKRSTKPPTVPMEPKFYLRPEKLSCNVWNLES; this is encoded by the exons ATGGAAACATCTCGTCGACCCAAACCCATCCACCCACAAGGCGGAATACACGATCCAGTCCGATCCTCGCCCCGCGCGCTGCTCCAAACCCTGGCGATGTCGACGGCGGCGGCCGCGAAGACTCCGATCAAGGCCCTGGGCTCCGCGGCCGCGGGTGCCATGACTCCGACCAAATCTCAGGCCCCCGCGGCGGCCAAGACGCCCTGTACCTCTCGCGCGCGGTCCTCCCACGCATCCGAGAATTCCAACCCCAACATCCCGGGCACGCCGCCTCCCCCGCAGTCGACGCCGTCCAAGCCCAGCCTCAAGTCCCCGGCGGGCGCGGGAGCCAGGTCCGCCACCGCGAAGAAAAAGCCCTCCACGCCCGCGCCCGCCGCGCCACCGCTggagcgggagcgggagcggCGATTCCTCGTGGCGAAGAAGGGCGCGCGGCGGAGGCGCAACGTCGGGACCatgggaggcggcgggggcggccgCGGGGGAGAGATCGACTTCGACAAGTGCCGCGAGGCCGCTCGCGAGGCGCTGCGCGCGTCGCAGGGGGAGTTCTTCCGCAAGGAGGTCGCCGCATCCACAGCCACCGGAGAGGATCAATTGGGACAGGAGGAGGAGGGGAAGCCGCTGGCTGACGAGGATGTGAAAGGTGGAGCATTCGAGGAGCGGCAGGAGGAGGAGACCGACGCGGAGCTGGAGGGGAGCAGCAAGGTTAGGGCGATGAGGACGAAGGCGATGGCTAAGGCGATGAGCAGCGTTCCGAATCCTGGCTCTGGCCGCGTCAAGCATATGGTGCAGGCCTTCGAGAGCCTGCTCAACATCTCCGGCGCCACCTCCGATGCTGAAAGGGCCGGTGAGGGCTCATGGGCGCTGCCCGGGTTGCAGCTATGGAAGGAGGATGATAAGGGTGATCTGGGGTTCCCACCAGTGTCGGTGTTCTCTTCTGCTGATTTCCAGAATGCAGGGTCTAATCGACTCTGCTCGTCACTAGATGGAAACACCGTCAG GTCGAGCTGGGACAGCAGAACATCGACTGGCGAGTGCAGCAGGAGAAAT TCATCTGAGTCACTAAGGAGCAGAACATCGGCTGGCGGGCGCAGAAGCAGGAGAAAC TCATCTGAGTCACTAAGGAGCAGCTGGAACAAAAAGCTCAAGGTCACCAGCCAGCATCCATTCAAGTTGAGGACAGAG CAAAGGGGAAAGTTTAAGGAACAGCAGTTCGTCCAAAAGGTGCAAGAGATGCTTGCAGAGGAAGAGAAGAAGCGTATTCATATTGCGCAAGGATTGCCATGGACTACCGATGAACCCGAG TGTTTGATAAAGCCTGCAGTCAAAGAAAGAACTGAGCCGATAGACCTTGTTTTGCATAGCGATGTGCGTGCTCTTGAACGTGCAGAATTTGATCAGCAC GTTTTGGATAGGAACAAGTTTGCTGAGCAACAAAGATTAGAATGGGAAAGGCAACAGGAATTAGACGAAGAAGAAAGGATAAGGCAACTGAGGAGAACCGAGCTGATTCCTAAAGCTCAGCCCATGCCATACTTTGACCGCCCATTCATCCCCAAAAG GTCCACAAAACCTCCTACAGTTCCCATGGAACCGAAATTCTACCTCAGGCCAGAAAAGTTATCCTG CAATGTATGGAACTTGGAAAGCTGA